In Silene latifolia isolate original U9 population chromosome X, ASM4854445v1, whole genome shotgun sequence, the following proteins share a genomic window:
- the LOC141623919 gene encoding fatty-acid-binding protein 2 isoform X2 yields the protein MLAIPPADACVQMLGSVDQAPCDVQHRGRLGHSFPDFNWIRRAVEPITGIEFPGVLNNILAKENQSNLSPEYLQVLVGTGSRTVTIIKIKSFKLYAFGFYVHPYSVCQKLGSKYASMPASELKDHNEFYADLLREDIGMTVRLVVNCNGMKINAVKDTFEKSLRARLVKTNPETDFKCIETFGSFFTKDIPLPVGTIIDLRRTADGQLITEIGGSQIGAVHSRELCRAFFDMYLGEVPVSKETKEEIGSNVASIVGRC from the exons ATGCTTGCTATTCCACCAGCGGATGCATGTGTACAGATGTTGGGTTCCGTAGATCAAGCGCCTTGTGATGTTCAGCATCGAGGTCGTCTTGGTCATTCTTTTCCCGATTTCAACTGGATAAGACGTGCAGTTGAACCAATAACTGGCATCGAGTTCCCCGGCGTTCTAAATAACATATTAGCCAAGGAGAATCAATCCAATCTATCGCCAGAG TATTTGCAGGTTCTTGTCGGAACTGGGTCTAGAACTGTGACTATCATCAAAATTAAATCCTTCAAGCTTTATGCCTTTGGCTTCT ATGTTCATCCTTATTCCGTTTGTCAGAAATTGGGTTCAAAATATGCTTCCATGCCAGCTTCGGAGCTGAAAGATCACAATGAATTCTATGCGGATCTTTTAAG GGAAGATATTGGTATGACTGTTAGACTTGTGGTCAACTGCAACGGCATGAAGATTAATGCAGTGAAAGA TACTTTTGAAAAATCTCTCCGAGCTCGATTAGTGAAG ACAAATCCAGAAACTGATTTCAAATGCATTGAGACCTTCGGTTCTTTTTTCACAAAAGATATTCCGTTGCCTGTG GGTACAATTATTGACTTAAGAAGAACAGCAGATGGACAGCTGATTACAGAGA TTGGAGGCAGCCAAATTGGAGCAGTGCATAGCAGGGAGTTGTGCA GAGCATTTTTTGACATGTACCTCGGAGAAGTCCCAGTATCCAAAGAAACCAAAGAAGAGATCGGGAGCAATGTCGCTAGCATTGTTGGCAGATGCTAA